One part of the Halopenitus persicus genome encodes these proteins:
- a CDS encoding CBS domain-containing protein, with translation MNNGTTTRDVMHREFLGVSESDELGEAAALLVADSADCLVVVRGDEPVGCLSPRDALAAVLEGNDPNGTTVGKVMSPPAPTIAASESIAAAEERLIAEGTNRLIVTEDGRAVGVLTEHDVLAARPTQRLENATPEANGERRSRSLERDAERGTETEPTQSICEVCGTLSATLEHHDGRLVCPDCQEV, from the coding sequence ATGAACAATGGTACCACTACCCGAGACGTGATGCACAGGGAGTTCCTGGGCGTCAGCGAGTCGGACGAGCTCGGCGAGGCCGCGGCGCTGCTGGTGGCCGACTCCGCCGACTGTCTGGTGGTCGTTCGCGGCGATGAACCGGTCGGCTGTCTCTCCCCGCGTGACGCCCTCGCGGCGGTGCTGGAGGGCAACGATCCGAACGGGACGACGGTCGGGAAGGTGATGAGTCCGCCGGCACCGACGATCGCGGCGAGCGAATCGATCGCCGCCGCCGAGGAGCGGCTGATCGCCGAGGGAACGAACCGGTTGATCGTCACGGAGGACGGACGGGCGGTCGGCGTCCTCACCGAACACGACGTGCTCGCTGCTCGACCCACGCAACGGCTCGAGAACGCGACCCCCGAAGCCAACGGCGAGCGGCGATCGAGGTCCCTGGAGCGGGATGCCGAACGGGGAACCGAGACGGAACCGACACAGAGCATCTGTGAGGTCTGTGGAACCCTGTCCGCGACCCTCGAGCACCACGACGGGCGACTCGTCTGTCCGGACTGTCAGGAGGTCTGA
- a CDS encoding GNAT family N-acetyltransferase, producing MTERETDAEDEPTDETDTGDDATSSHAVVAATMADLDALVDLWLALASDQREEGSHLRARPNARVVRDRLAEAIVAEEVFLARSTDTAPGRDDPAERDPIGFVLVSRERGSYERDVDRGFIDALFVKPGARDGGIGSSLLDRGERRLATAGVDAVAIEAMASNVDARRLYRRHDYEPHRVELEKELPDR from the coding sequence ATGACCGAACGAGAAACGGACGCCGAGGACGAACCGACGGACGAAACCGATACCGGCGACGATGCTACATCGTCCCACGCGGTCGTCGCCGCCACGATGGCGGACCTCGACGCGCTCGTCGACCTGTGGCTCGCACTGGCGAGCGATCAACGGGAGGAGGGGTCACATCTTCGGGCTCGACCCAACGCACGGGTCGTTCGAGACAGGCTTGCGGAAGCCATCGTCGCGGAGGAGGTCTTTCTTGCCCGGTCCACTGACACGGCACCTGGAAGGGACGACCCCGCTGAACGCGACCCGATCGGATTCGTTCTGGTTTCACGCGAACGCGGGTCCTACGAACGGGACGTCGACCGGGGATTCATCGACGCGCTGTTCGTCAAGCCGGGAGCCCGTGACGGCGGGATCGGTTCGTCGCTGCTCGATCGGGGGGAACGACGACTCGCGACGGCCGGGGTCGACGCCGTCGCGATCGAGGCGATGGCGAGCAACGTCGACGCGCGTCGCCTCTATCGTCGGCACGACTATGAACCCCATCGGGTCGAGCTCGAGAAGGAACTCCCCGACCGGTGA
- a CDS encoding HVO_2753 family zinc finger protein produces the protein MSDSQQQAATQCVSCGIQVAGMNAARFDCPECGTNISRCAKCRKQSNLYECPDCGFRGP, from the coding sequence ATGAGCGATAGTCAGCAGCAGGCGGCCACTCAGTGCGTCTCCTGCGGGATCCAGGTCGCCGGGATGAACGCCGCCCGGTTCGATTGCCCCGAGTGCGGCACGAACATCAGCCGATGCGCGAAGTGCCGCAAGCAGAGCAACCTGTATGAGTGTCCCGACTGCGGCTTCCGGGGGCCCTAA
- a CDS encoding Mrp/NBP35 family ATP-binding protein, giving the protein MDESGVRDLLRSVVDPDLDDDIVSLGLVNDVTVREDGTTVSVSLALGAPYSPTETAIAEEVRGTLSDAGLDPELSARIPSAVAPDEQVLPKVKNVIAVASGKGGVGKSTMAVNVAAGLADMGASVGLFDADVYGPNVPRMVGAETQPRTDGETIVPPEQYGMRVMSMDFLTGEDDPVIWRGPMVHKIITQLVEDVDWGELDYLVLDLPPGTGDTQLTILQTLPLTGAVIVTTPEDVALDDAVKGLRMFGKHDTNVLGVTENMAGFRCPDCGSVHDVFGEGGGERLAAEHDLPFLGGVPLDPAVRTGGDGGEPIVLDEGETSEAFAAISAAVANNAGVVRRRQAADQAR; this is encoded by the coding sequence ATGGACGAATCCGGCGTACGCGATCTCCTTCGGTCGGTGGTCGACCCCGATCTGGACGACGACATCGTTTCCCTCGGGCTCGTGAACGACGTGACCGTGCGCGAGGACGGGACCACGGTCAGCGTCTCGCTCGCGCTCGGGGCGCCCTACTCGCCGACCGAGACGGCGATCGCCGAGGAGGTTCGGGGGACGCTTTCGGACGCCGGCCTCGACCCCGAGCTGTCCGCGCGAATCCCGTCCGCGGTCGCCCCGGACGAGCAGGTCCTCCCGAAGGTGAAGAACGTCATCGCGGTCGCCTCCGGGAAGGGCGGCGTCGGGAAGTCGACGATGGCGGTCAACGTCGCGGCCGGCCTGGCGGACATGGGTGCGAGCGTCGGCCTGTTCGACGCCGACGTCTACGGCCCCAACGTGCCGCGGATGGTCGGCGCCGAGACGCAGCCACGGACCGACGGCGAGACGATCGTCCCGCCCGAACAGTACGGAATGCGCGTGATGAGTATGGACTTTCTCACCGGCGAGGACGACCCCGTCATCTGGCGCGGCCCGATGGTACACAAGATCATCACCCAGCTCGTCGAGGACGTCGACTGGGGCGAGCTCGATTACCTCGTGCTCGACCTCCCGCCCGGAACCGGCGACACGCAGCTGACGATCCTGCAGACGCTGCCGCTGACCGGCGCGGTGATCGTGACGACCCCGGAGGACGTGGCGCTCGACGACGCGGTCAAGGGGCTCCGGATGTTCGGAAAACACGACACCAACGTGCTCGGCGTCACCGAGAACATGGCCGGCTTCCGGTGTCCCGACTGCGGGAGCGTCCACGACGTCTTCGGCGAGGGCGGCGGCGAGCGATTGGCGGCCGAACACGACCTGCCGTTCCTCGGCGGCGTCCCGCTCGACCCCGCCGTCAGAACCGGCGGCGACGGCGGGGAACCGATCGTGTTGGACGAGGGGGAGACGTCCGAGGCGTTCGCGGCCATCAGCGCGGCCGTCGCGAACAACGCCGGCGTCGTCCGCCGCCGCCAGGCGGCCGATCAGGCGCGATGA
- a CDS encoding DUF5785 family protein: MDWPHDPDGEEGSEGKRKYGHAVLAKKIDEEEDFPLSAAEYVEAYGDHPVRIDYETVVSVEEIFDHVDREEFADFVEFHRELGRSMREAGYWFYEGAETFVGADA; encoded by the coding sequence ATGGACTGGCCACACGACCCCGACGGTGAGGAGGGGAGCGAGGGCAAACGGAAGTACGGGCACGCGGTCCTCGCGAAGAAGATCGACGAGGAGGAGGACTTCCCGCTGTCGGCCGCGGAGTACGTCGAGGCGTACGGCGACCACCCGGTTCGGATCGACTACGAGACCGTCGTCTCCGTCGAGGAGATCTTCGATCACGTCGATCGGGAGGAGTTCGCGGACTTCGTCGAGTTCCACCGGGAGCTCGGCCGGTCGATGCGCGAGGCGGGGTACTGGTTCTACGAGGGTGCCGAGACGTTCGTCGGCGCCGACGCATAA
- a CDS encoding elongation factor 1-beta — translation MGDVAAKIKVMPNSPEVDLDELQELLEDSLPQGAKIRGFERDDVAFGLVALLPTVIVPDDAGGTEAVEEAFSGVEGVESVAVENVGRL, via the coding sequence ATGGGTGACGTCGCAGCCAAGATCAAGGTGATGCCGAACAGTCCCGAGGTCGACCTCGACGAGCTCCAGGAGCTGCTCGAGGACTCGCTCCCCCAGGGCGCGAAGATCCGCGGGTTCGAACGCGACGACGTCGCGTTCGGCCTCGTCGCGCTGTTGCCGACCGTGATCGTCCCCGACGACGCGGGCGGCACCGAGGCCGTCGAGGAGGCGTTCAGCGGCGTCGAGGGCGTCGAATCCGTCGCGGTCGAGAACGTCGGCCGTCTGTAA
- a CDS encoding phosphohexomutase domain-containing protein has product MFGTSGVRGPVGEDVTAALAVSIGRALGMEADAVVVGRDVRDSGRALVDALAAGLVESGTDVLDVGVAATPTIARAVAGADADAGVAVTASHNPPADNGFKLWTPSGQAFDAAAQNRIADRVRSDAFDPADPNDHGRRHGFGDVFERPATASHRAAIVDAGRRALAAADERGATASLTDARVVVDLGNGTGRVTADALVELGATVETLNGQRDGRFPGRASEPTAETCASLRSHVAETDADLGIAHDGDADRMMAVADDGRFLEGDTLLALLARAAVADAVADADAGADDVDDAATPRVAAPLNTSLAVDDALDAVGAELVRTRVGDVAVAERAAEEGVVFGGEPSGAWIFPSETLCPDGPLAAIRIAALAAERSLSERVADLPSYPIRRGNREVDAKGAVMDALASIVDEEFDADAVSALDGVRVETADGWLLVRASGTQPLIRLTAQARTDADTDALYDRAATLLDRAIEAAE; this is encoded by the coding sequence ATGTTCGGAACGAGCGGCGTTCGCGGTCCGGTCGGGGAGGACGTTACGGCTGCCCTCGCGGTCTCCATCGGCCGCGCGCTCGGGATGGAGGCCGACGCGGTCGTCGTCGGCCGTGACGTTCGCGATTCCGGCCGCGCGCTCGTCGACGCGCTCGCCGCGGGCCTGGTCGAGTCGGGAACCGACGTCCTCGACGTCGGGGTCGCCGCGACGCCGACCATCGCCCGGGCGGTCGCCGGCGCGGACGCCGACGCCGGCGTCGCGGTCACCGCCTCCCACAATCCCCCGGCCGACAACGGCTTCAAGCTCTGGACCCCCTCCGGGCAGGCCTTCGACGCCGCCGCTCAGAACCGGATCGCGGACCGCGTCCGGTCGGACGCGTTCGACCCGGCCGACCCGAACGACCACGGCCGGCGTCACGGGTTCGGCGACGTTTTCGAACGTCCCGCGACGGCCAGCCATCGGGCGGCGATCGTCGACGCCGGGCGACGAGCGCTCGCCGCTGCCGACGAACGCGGGGCGACCGCGTCGCTCACCGACGCCCGCGTCGTCGTCGATCTGGGGAACGGGACGGGCCGCGTCACGGCAGACGCGCTCGTCGAACTCGGCGCCACGGTCGAGACGCTCAACGGCCAGCGGGACGGCCGATTCCCGGGCCGAGCGAGCGAGCCGACCGCCGAGACCTGTGCGTCGCTCCGCTCCCACGTGGCCGAAACCGACGCCGACCTCGGGATCGCCCACGACGGCGACGCCGACCGGATGATGGCGGTCGCCGACGACGGGCGCTTCCTCGAGGGGGATACGCTGCTCGCGCTGCTCGCGCGTGCCGCCGTCGCCGACGCCGTGGCGGACGCGGACGCCGGCGCCGACGACGTCGACGACGCCGCGACCCCGCGTGTCGCCGCGCCGTTGAACACGAGCCTCGCGGTCGACGACGCCCTCGATGCGGTCGGCGCCGAACTCGTCCGGACCCGCGTCGGTGACGTCGCGGTCGCCGAGCGTGCCGCCGAGGAGGGGGTCGTCTTCGGCGGCGAACCCTCCGGCGCGTGGATCTTCCCGTCCGAGACGCTCTGTCCTGATGGACCGCTTGCCGCGATCCGGATCGCGGCCCTTGCCGCCGAGCGCTCCCTCTCCGAGCGGGTCGCGGACCTCCCCTCGTACCCCATCCGGCGAGGGAACCGCGAGGTCGACGCGAAGGGGGCCGTGATGGACGCCCTCGCGTCCATCGTCGACGAGGAGTTCGACGCTGACGCCGTGAGCGCTCTTGACGGCGTCCGGGTGGAGACCGCCGACGGCTGGCTGCTCGTTCGCGCCTCCGGCACGCAGCCGCTGATCCGGCTGACCGCACAGGCGCGGACGGATGCGGACACCGACGCCCTGTACGATCGCGCCGCGACGTTGCTGGACCGGGCGATCGAGGCTGCCGAGTGA